One part of the Roseomonas gilardii genome encodes these proteins:
- the mtnC gene encoding acireductone synthase, translating to MSAPVPATRPAAILTDIEGTTSGISFVKEVLFPFAEAELDRFLDRHGEEAEVAAILAGVRELAPGQDPRAALRGWMASDAKVTPLKALQGLIWRQGYEDGRLTSHLYPDVAPCLRAWSAGGLRLCVYSSGSVEAQKLLFGHSPAGDLTPLFSGFFDTRVGAKREAVSYRTITAGLHLPAGEILFLSDVAEELDAAREAGLATCQLVRPEDGTHPSGRHPEAGDFPAVASLFGLPRA from the coding sequence ATGAGCGCTCCGGTGCCCGCCACGCGCCCGGCCGCGATCCTCACCGATATCGAGGGCACGACCAGCGGCATCTCCTTCGTGAAGGAGGTGCTGTTCCCCTTCGCGGAGGCGGAACTCGACCGCTTCCTGGACCGCCATGGCGAGGAGGCGGAAGTCGCCGCCATCCTGGCCGGGGTGCGCGAACTCGCCCCGGGGCAGGACCCCCGCGCCGCCCTGCGCGGCTGGATGGCCTCGGATGCCAAGGTCACGCCGCTGAAGGCGCTCCAGGGCCTGATCTGGCGGCAGGGCTACGAGGACGGGCGGCTCACCTCGCATCTCTACCCGGACGTGGCGCCCTGCCTGCGCGCCTGGTCGGCGGGCGGGCTGCGCCTCTGCGTCTATTCCTCCGGCTCGGTGGAGGCGCAGAAGCTGCTCTTCGGCCACAGCCCGGCGGGCGACCTGACGCCGCTCTTCTCGGGCTTCTTCGACACGCGGGTCGGCGCCAAGCGCGAGGCCGTGAGCTACCGCACCATCACCGCCGGGCTGCACCTGCCGGCAGGGGAGATCCTCTTCCTCTCCGACGTGGCGGAGGAGCTGGACGCGGCCCGGGAAGCCGGCCTCGCCACCTGTCAGCTCGTCCGCCCCGAGGACGGCACGCACCCCTCCGGCCGCCATCCGGAGGCCGGCGACTTCCCGGCCGTGGCCTCGCTCTTCGGACTGCCCCGCGCCTGA
- the corA gene encoding magnesium/cobalt transporter CorA: protein MLTTYTVVNGRLEVREGIPAPEELRAAVWLDLLNPSREEERSVQEALGLEVPTREEQQEIESSSRLYREEDALFLTANFLYGVEEGEFGSTPITFVLATRNLITVRYATPKAIAMFSTRCRKHPPSLLRSPDQVMIGIFESVVDRLADILERVGADMDTASRTAFRSAKGTTKANRRDEDLRNALIALGQVGEVTSRASETLLGLSRILTYLGTEKDALVRKENTAQVKTLVRDLKSLVDHAGFLANKANFLLDAILGVINIDQNGIIKTFTVASVALMPPTLIASIYGMNFKDMPELGWDFGYPVAIGLMVVTAILPVLYFKRKGWL, encoded by the coding sequence ATGCTGACCACCTACACCGTGGTGAACGGCCGCCTGGAAGTCCGGGAAGGCATCCCCGCTCCGGAGGAACTGCGGGCCGCCGTCTGGCTCGACCTGCTGAACCCGAGCCGGGAGGAGGAGCGCTCCGTGCAGGAGGCGCTGGGGCTGGAAGTGCCGACGCGCGAGGAGCAGCAGGAGATCGAGAGCTCCTCCCGCCTCTACCGCGAGGAGGATGCCCTCTTCCTCACCGCCAACTTCCTCTATGGCGTGGAGGAAGGCGAGTTCGGCAGCACGCCCATCACCTTCGTCCTCGCCACGCGCAACCTGATCACCGTGCGCTACGCCACGCCCAAGGCCATCGCCATGTTCTCCACCCGGTGCCGCAAGCACCCGCCGAGCCTGCTGCGCTCGCCCGACCAGGTGATGATCGGCATCTTCGAGAGCGTGGTGGACCGGCTGGCGGATATCCTGGAGCGGGTCGGCGCGGACATGGACACCGCCAGCCGCACCGCCTTCCGCTCCGCCAAGGGCACCACCAAGGCGAACCGGCGGGACGAGGACCTGCGTAACGCGCTGATCGCCCTGGGCCAGGTCGGCGAGGTGACCAGCCGCGCCAGCGAGACCCTGCTCGGCCTCAGCCGCATCCTGACCTATCTGGGCACCGAGAAGGACGCGCTGGTGCGCAAGGAGAACACCGCCCAGGTGAAGACCCTGGTGCGCGACCTGAAGTCGCTGGTGGACCATGCGGGCTTCCTCGCCAACAAGGCGAACTTCCTGCTCGACGCGATCCTGGGCGTGATCAACATCGACCAGAACGGCATCATCAAGACCTTCACCGTCGCCTCGGTGGCGCTGATGCCGCCCACGCTGATCGCCAGCATCTACGGCATGAATTTCAAGGACATGCCGGAGCTGGGCTGGGATTTCGGCTATCCGGTGGCGATCGGGCTGATGGTGGTCACCGCGATCCTGCCGGTGCTGTACTTCAAGCGCAAAGGCTGGCTCTGA
- a CDS encoding MFS transporter — MTTDTAPIQDGGAPPAPAFIEGGTPEFRRVNLAMLAAGFSTFALMYCVQPLMPVFSEEFGVSAASASLSLSLTTGLLAVSMLVASTLSEAMGRKPVMLFSLLVSAILTVVSALVPSWHQFLLLRALQGITFSGLPAVAMAYVSEEVHPKSSGYAMGLYISGSALGGMGGRVITGLIADLGSWRLAVGVIGLLGLAAAVAFWRLLPPSRQFAPRSARPRELVANFLVHLRDPGLPWLFLEGFLLMGGLVTVYNYIGYCLLAPPFGLSQAVVGMIFTVYLVGIVSSTVSGRLADRLGRRRVFWAIVLAMLAGVALTLSASLAVVILGIAVTTFGFFGAHSIASSWVGRRARRGRAQASSLYLFCYYMGSSVAGSLGGLAWASHGWPGVVAMVGGMLLVALLAAFRLAMLKPLPEA; from the coding sequence ATGACCACCGACACAGCCCCCATCCAGGACGGCGGGGCGCCGCCGGCACCGGCCTTCATCGAGGGCGGGACGCCCGAGTTCCGGCGCGTGAACCTGGCGATGCTGGCGGCGGGCTTCTCGACCTTCGCGCTGATGTACTGCGTGCAGCCGCTGATGCCGGTCTTCTCCGAGGAGTTCGGGGTCAGCGCCGCCTCGGCCAGCCTGTCGCTCTCGTTGACCACCGGGCTGCTCGCCGTCTCCATGCTGGTGGCCAGCACCCTGTCCGAGGCGATGGGACGCAAGCCGGTGATGCTCTTCTCGCTGCTGGTCTCGGCCATCCTGACCGTGGTCTCGGCACTCGTGCCCTCCTGGCACCAGTTCCTGCTACTGCGGGCCCTGCAAGGGATCACCTTCTCCGGCCTGCCCGCCGTCGCCATGGCCTATGTGAGCGAGGAGGTGCACCCGAAATCCTCCGGCTATGCCATGGGGCTCTACATCAGCGGCAGCGCGCTCGGCGGCATGGGCGGCCGTGTCATCACCGGGCTGATCGCGGATCTCGGCTCCTGGCGTCTGGCGGTCGGGGTGATCGGGTTGCTCGGCCTCGCGGCGGCGGTCGCCTTCTGGCGGCTGCTGCCCCCGTCGCGCCAGTTCGCCCCGCGCAGCGCCCGCCCGCGGGAGCTGGTGGCGAACTTCCTGGTGCATCTGCGCGACCCCGGCCTGCCCTGGCTCTTCCTGGAGGGCTTCCTGCTGATGGGCGGGCTGGTGACCGTGTACAACTACATCGGCTACTGCCTCCTCGCCCCGCCCTTCGGGCTCAGCCAGGCGGTGGTGGGCATGATCTTCACCGTCTATCTGGTGGGCATCGTCAGCTCCACCGTCTCCGGACGGCTGGCCGACCGGCTGGGGCGGCGGCGCGTCTTCTGGGCCATCGTGCTGGCCATGCTGGCGGGCGTGGCGCTCACCCTTTCCGCCTCGCTGGCCGTGGTCATCCTGGGCATCGCCGTCACCACCTTCGGCTTCTTCGGCGCGCATTCCATCGCCAGTTCCTGGGTCGGCCGGCGGGCGCGGCGCGGCCGGGCCCAGGCCTCCTCCCTCTACCTCTTCTGCTACTACATGGGCTCCAGCGTCGCCGGCTCGCTGGGCGGGCTCGCCTGGGCCAGCCATGGCTGGCCGGGCGTGGTGGCCATGGTCGGGGGAATGCTGCTGGTGGCGCTGCTGGCCGCCTTCCGCCTCGCGATGCTTAAGCCCCTGCCGGAAGCCTGA
- a CDS encoding CvpA family protein, with translation MTWADGAILLILAVSAALAYSRGLVREVLGVGAWAGALVLAFVMLPGMRAALGDAVSPAWLADVVAAGSVFVIALIILKLLIAWVARAVQSSVLGGVDRALGTVFGIARGAFLVVLAYIVAGQLQPVTERWPEALRDARALPFVAQGAKWLVGQLPPEYRLRVPDAPARPLPPMEDLLRPPARNRT, from the coding sequence ATGACCTGGGCCGATGGCGCCATCCTCCTGATTCTCGCCGTTTCGGCCGCCCTGGCCTATTCGCGCGGGCTGGTGCGGGAAGTCCTCGGCGTCGGCGCCTGGGCCGGCGCCCTGGTGCTGGCCTTCGTGATGCTCCCAGGGATGCGCGCGGCGCTGGGCGATGCGGTAAGCCCCGCATGGCTGGCGGATGTCGTGGCCGCCGGGTCGGTCTTCGTCATCGCCCTTATCATCCTGAAACTGTTGATCGCCTGGGTGGCGCGCGCGGTACAGTCCTCGGTGCTGGGCGGCGTGGACCGCGCGCTTGGCACCGTGTTCGGAATCGCAAGGGGTGCATTCCTCGTCGTGCTCGCCTACATCGTGGCCGGACAGCTCCAACCCGTCACGGAACGCTGGCCCGAGGCCCTGCGCGATGCCCGCGCATTGCCGTTCGTGGCGCAGGGCGCGAAGTGGCTGGTCGGCCAGCTTCCGCCCGAGTACCGCCTGCGCGTGCCGGATGCCCCGGCCCGTCCGCTGCCGCCCATGGAGGACCTGTTGCGACCGCCCGCGCGCAACCGGACCTGA
- the purF gene encoding amidophosphoribosyltransferase — protein sequence MDFTTNPLAPSSPDRDEDDGFHEECGVVGIWNAQDAAALAALGLHALQHRGQEAAGIVTLAERGQFHSHKGRGLVGDNFGDAKVMAALPGRAAIAHNRYATTGESALRNVQPLYADFEFGGLAVAHNGNLVNAFQLKRALVRRGCLFQSTTDSEVFVHLIAISLYSTVLDRLIDALKQVQGAYSLVTLHEGALIGARDPLGVRPLVLGRLGGPESNSWVMASETCALDIVGAEFVRDIEPGEVVIADEKGLRSIRPFGKQPSRFCIFEYIYFARPDSVIEGTSVYNTRKRIGEELARESGVPADVVVPVPDSGVPAAMGYATEAGIPFELGIIRNHYVGRTFIEPTDQIRHLGVKLKHSANRTMIEGRRVILVDDSIVRGTTSKKIVEMVRQAGATEVHMRIAAPPTTHPCFYGIDTPDRDKLLAANNNIEEMARFIGADSLAFISLDGLYRALGHEGRDKRSPGYCDACFTGDYAIPLADLQEAPERAPALIAANGA from the coding sequence ATGGATTTCACGACCAACCCTCTCGCGCCGTCCAGCCCGGACAGGGACGAGGATGACGGATTCCACGAGGAATGCGGCGTCGTCGGCATCTGGAACGCGCAGGACGCCGCCGCCCTGGCCGCGCTGGGCCTGCACGCGCTGCAGCACCGGGGCCAGGAGGCGGCGGGGATCGTCACCCTGGCGGAACGCGGCCAGTTCCATTCCCACAAGGGGCGCGGCCTGGTGGGCGACAATTTCGGCGATGCCAAGGTCATGGCCGCCCTGCCCGGGCGCGCGGCGATCGCCCATAACCGCTATGCGACGACCGGCGAGTCGGCGCTGCGCAACGTCCAGCCGCTCTATGCCGATTTCGAGTTCGGCGGCCTCGCCGTGGCGCATAACGGCAACCTGGTGAATGCCTTCCAGCTCAAGCGCGCCCTGGTGCGCCGCGGCTGCCTGTTCCAGAGCACCACCGATTCCGAGGTTTTCGTCCACCTCATCGCCATCAGCCTCTACTCCACGGTGCTGGACCGGCTGATCGACGCGTTGAAGCAGGTCCAGGGCGCCTATTCCCTGGTGACGCTGCACGAGGGCGCGCTGATCGGGGCGCGCGATCCGCTGGGCGTGCGGCCGCTGGTGCTGGGCCGTCTCGGCGGGCCGGAAAGCAATTCCTGGGTGATGGCGAGCGAGACCTGCGCGCTGGACATCGTCGGCGCCGAGTTCGTCCGCGACATCGAGCCGGGCGAGGTGGTGATCGCCGACGAGAAGGGGCTGCGGTCGATCCGCCCCTTCGGCAAGCAGCCCAGCCGCTTCTGCATCTTCGAGTACATCTATTTCGCCCGTCCCGATTCGGTGATCGAGGGCACCTCCGTCTACAACACGCGCAAGCGCATCGGCGAGGAACTGGCCCGCGAATCCGGCGTGCCGGCGGATGTGGTGGTGCCGGTGCCGGATTCCGGCGTGCCGGCGGCCATGGGCTATGCGACCGAGGCGGGGATTCCCTTCGAGCTCGGCATCATCCGCAACCACTATGTCGGGCGCACCTTCATCGAGCCGACCGACCAGATCCGCCATCTGGGCGTGAAGCTGAAGCATTCCGCCAACCGCACCATGATCGAGGGGCGGCGGGTGATCCTGGTGGACGATTCGATCGTCCGCGGCACCACCAGCAAGAAGATCGTGGAGATGGTCCGCCAGGCCGGCGCCACCGAGGTGCACATGCGCATCGCGGCGCCGCCGACCACGCATCCCTGCTTCTACGGCATCGACACGCCGGACCGGGACAAGCTGCTCGCCGCGAACAACAACATCGAGGAGATGGCGCGCTTCATCGGCGCCGACAGCCTCGCCTTCATCTCGCTGGACGGGCTTTACCGCGCGCTGGGGCATGAGGGCCGCGACAAGCGCTCGCCGGGCTATTGCGATGCCTGCTTTACGGGCGATTATGCCATCCCGCTGGCGGATCTGCAGGAGGCGCCCGAACGCGCCCCGGCCCTGATTGCCGCCAACGGAGCCTGA
- a CDS encoding SDR family NAD(P)-dependent oxidoreductase: protein MNGTIEETPPPEGLPPSPALAAEAGRPLAGRVALVTGASRGIGAAVALELGRMGAHCVLVARTQGGLEEMDDAIRDAGGEGATLLPFDLAKGAERIDAIGPSVYERFGRLDILVHAAGSLGTLTPVGHITPRDWEEVVGVNLTATWRLIRTCDPVLRASDAGRAVFLSTRRTAEPKAYWGAYGATKAGMEHLALTWAQEAAITPLKVNVADPGAVATRMRARAYPGEDAAILPKPADVAPAIAALCLPGEARSGVVVRLGER from the coding sequence ATGAACGGCACGATCGAGGAGACGCCACCGCCGGAAGGGCTGCCGCCCAGCCCGGCCCTCGCGGCGGAAGCGGGGCGTCCCCTCGCCGGCCGGGTCGCCCTGGTCACCGGGGCCTCCCGCGGGATCGGTGCCGCCGTGGCGCTGGAACTTGGCCGGATGGGCGCGCATTGCGTGCTGGTCGCCCGCACCCAGGGCGGGCTGGAGGAGATGGACGACGCCATCCGGGACGCCGGCGGCGAGGGTGCCACGCTCCTGCCCTTCGATCTCGCCAAGGGCGCGGAGCGGATCGATGCCATCGGCCCCTCGGTCTATGAGCGCTTCGGCCGCCTCGACATCCTGGTCCATGCCGCGGGCTCGCTCGGCACGCTGACGCCGGTGGGCCATATCACCCCGCGCGACTGGGAGGAGGTGGTGGGGGTGAACCTGACCGCCACCTGGCGGCTGATCCGCACCTGCGACCCGGTGCTGCGTGCCTCCGATGCCGGGCGCGCCGTCTTTCTGTCCACCCGGCGCACGGCGGAGCCGAAGGCGTATTGGGGTGCCTATGGCGCCACCAAGGCGGGGATGGAGCACCTGGCCCTGACCTGGGCGCAGGAGGCGGCGATCACCCCGCTGAAGGTGAACGTGGCCGATCCCGGCGCGGTGGCGACGCGGATGCGGGCGCGGGCCTATCCGGGCGAGGACGCCGCCATCCTGCCGAAGCCGGCGGATGTGGCGCCGGCCATCGCGGCGCTCTGCCTGCCCGGGGAGGCGCGGAGCGGCGTGGTGGTGCGGCTGGGGGAGCGATGA
- the der gene encoding ribosome biogenesis GTPase Der, with translation MKPRIAILGRPNVGKSSLFNRLVGRRTAIVDDTPGVTRDRKEGEARIGGIDVTVVDTAGLEESPPDTIPGRMRASSEAALREADLILFVVDARAGLTPSDRAFATWLRRQERPVLVLANKAEGRTGAANALEAYELGLGSPLPVSAEHGDGWGELHDEVAARLKDWAPAAEDEEEPDTEEARRNRPLRIAIVGRPNAGKSTLLNALLGEERMITGPEPGLTRDAVASEWVDETGGKVRLVDTAGLRRRARVHEGLEQMSTGATIAALKECEVAILVLDANLGMDEQDLRIARLAEREGRAVVIAYNKWDAVEDRNAARRKLEDVLTASLAQMKGISVVPLSAATGRGVEKLMPTVREVYERWNRRVPTGALNRWFEEALAKHQPPLVGGKRLKLRYCTMPKARPPTITVFGTRAELLPEDYKRYLVNLFRESFDMPGVPVRLHLRGTSNPYEDAE, from the coding sequence ATGAAGCCGCGCATCGCGATCCTCGGACGGCCCAATGTCGGCAAGTCGAGCCTGTTCAACCGGCTGGTCGGCCGACGCACCGCGATCGTGGACGACACGCCGGGCGTGACCCGCGACCGCAAGGAAGGCGAGGCCCGCATCGGCGGCATCGACGTCACCGTGGTGGACACGGCCGGGCTGGAGGAATCGCCGCCCGACACCATCCCCGGCCGCATGCGAGCCTCCTCCGAGGCCGCGCTGCGGGAGGCGGACCTGATCCTCTTCGTGGTGGATGCCCGGGCGGGCCTCACCCCCTCGGACCGTGCCTTCGCCACCTGGCTGCGGCGGCAGGAGCGGCCGGTGCTCGTGCTGGCCAACAAGGCCGAGGGACGCACCGGCGCCGCCAACGCGCTGGAAGCCTATGAACTCGGGCTCGGCTCGCCGCTGCCGGTCTCGGCCGAGCACGGCGATGGCTGGGGGGAGCTGCATGACGAGGTGGCCGCGCGCCTGAAGGACTGGGCGCCGGCGGCGGAGGACGAGGAAGAGCCCGACACCGAGGAGGCCCGCCGCAACCGGCCCCTGCGCATCGCCATCGTCGGCCGCCCCAATGCGGGCAAGTCCACCCTGCTGAACGCGCTGCTGGGCGAGGAGCGGATGATCACCGGGCCGGAGCCCGGCCTGACCCGCGATGCCGTGGCCTCGGAATGGGTGGACGAGACGGGCGGCAAGGTGCGGCTGGTGGACACCGCCGGCCTGCGCCGCCGCGCCCGGGTGCATGAAGGGCTGGAGCAGATGTCCACCGGCGCCACCATCGCGGCGCTGAAGGAGTGCGAGGTCGCGATCCTGGTACTGGACGCCAACCTGGGCATGGACGAGCAGGACCTGCGCATCGCCCGCCTCGCCGAGCGCGAGGGACGGGCCGTCGTGATCGCCTACAACAAGTGGGACGCGGTGGAGGACCGCAACGCCGCCCGGCGGAAGCTGGAGGACGTGCTGACCGCCTCCCTGGCGCAGATGAAGGGCATCTCGGTGGTGCCGCTTTCCGCCGCCACCGGGCGCGGCGTGGAGAAGCTGATGCCCACGGTGCGCGAGGTCTATGAGCGCTGGAACCGCCGCGTCCCGACGGGCGCGCTGAACCGCTGGTTCGAGGAAGCGCTGGCGAAGCACCAGCCGCCGCTGGTGGGCGGCAAGCGGCTGAAGCTGCGCTACTGCACCATGCCCAAGGCGCGGCCGCCGACCATCACCGTCTTCGGCACCCGGGCGGAGCTGCTGCCGGAGGACTACAAGCGCTATCTCGTGAACCTGTTCCGCGAGAGCTTCGACATGCCGGGCGTGCCGGTCCGGCTGCATCTGCGCGGGACAAGCAATCCCTACGAGGACGCGGAGTAG
- a CDS encoding PQQ-binding-like beta-propeller repeat protein: MTITRRAALLAATGMLAGCETLDDIFASRKDILPGERRSVLEMEKPVSVDEGLAARPVDLPPPAAIAAWPQAGGTLDHSPGHAALPLDGLRLAWSGSVGSGSAFRRRMTSGPIASADTVFASDAFGVVSAWDLARGGRRWRFDTRPEDDDVGALGVGCAFDGGTLYIATGMAEVIALDAGNGTLRWRTRLSAPMRGAPTVAEGRIFVLTLDNQLNALSAEDGHKLWSFQGQQVSAVPLGLAAPAVEGDTLVAGFPSGELVALRTADGRVVWTEALSAAPGVDRGIADIAGVHALPVISDGRVIALGMGGTTMVVDLRSGRRLWERNVGGGVTPAVAGEWIFLVSATQRLVAMTRDTGQVRWITELNPPAAPGEKKAPEPARFAAPLLANGQLLVPGSGGQALIVGANDGAVAGRVPLPGPVSLAPATAGGAVLVLSDDGTLAALRG, from the coding sequence ATGACCATCACGCGGCGCGCCGCCCTCCTCGCGGCGACCGGCATGCTGGCCGGCTGCGAGACGCTGGACGATATCTTCGCCAGCCGGAAGGACATCCTGCCGGGCGAGCGCCGCTCGGTGCTGGAGATGGAAAAGCCCGTCTCGGTGGACGAAGGCCTGGCCGCGCGGCCGGTGGACCTGCCGCCGCCGGCGGCCATTGCCGCCTGGCCGCAGGCCGGCGGGACGCTGGACCATTCCCCGGGCCATGCTGCGCTGCCGCTGGACGGGCTGCGGCTGGCCTGGAGCGGCTCGGTCGGTTCCGGCAGCGCCTTCCGCCGCCGCATGACCTCCGGGCCCATCGCCTCGGCGGACACGGTCTTCGCCTCCGATGCCTTCGGCGTGGTCTCGGCCTGGGACCTGGCGCGGGGCGGGCGCCGCTGGCGCTTCGACACCCGGCCGGAGGATGACGATGTCGGCGCGCTGGGCGTCGGCTGCGCCTTCGACGGCGGCACGCTCTACATCGCCACCGGCATGGCCGAGGTCATCGCCCTGGATGCCGGCAACGGCACGCTGCGCTGGCGCACGCGCCTGTCGGCGCCGATGCGCGGCGCCCCCACCGTGGCGGAAGGGCGGATCTTCGTCCTCACGCTGGACAACCAGCTCAACGCCCTCTCGGCCGAGGACGGGCACAAGCTCTGGTCCTTCCAGGGGCAGCAGGTGAGCGCCGTGCCGCTCGGCCTCGCCGCCCCGGCGGTGGAGGGCGACACGCTGGTGGCCGGCTTCCCGTCGGGCGAACTGGTCGCCCTGCGCACCGCCGATGGCCGCGTGGTCTGGACCGAGGCGCTTTCCGCCGCGCCGGGGGTGGACCGCGGCATCGCCGACATCGCGGGCGTGCATGCCCTGCCGGTGATCTCGGACGGGCGGGTGATCGCGCTGGGCATGGGCGGCACCACCATGGTGGTGGACCTCCGCTCCGGCCGGCGGCTCTGGGAGCGCAATGTCGGCGGCGGCGTGACCCCCGCCGTGGCGGGGGAGTGGATCTTCCTCGTTTCCGCCACGCAGCGGCTGGTCGCCATGACCCGCGACACCGGGCAGGTCCGCTGGATCACCGAACTGAACCCGCCGGCCGCGCCGGGCGAGAAGAAGGCGCCGGAGCCGGCGCGCTTCGCGGCGCCGCTGCTGGCCAACGGGCAGCTCCTGGTGCCGGGCAGCGGCGGCCAGGCGCTGATCGTGGGCGCCAATGACGGCGCCGTCGCCGGGCGCGTGCCCCTGCCGGGCCCGGTCAGCCTGGCCCCGGCCACGGCCGGGGGTGCCGTGCTGGTGCTCAGCGACGACGGCACCCTGGCCGCACTGCGGGGCTGA
- a CDS encoding tetratricopeptide repeat protein gives MSDIFDELQEEVRAERMRRLALRWGSALGVVALVAAAGAGGWQGWRWYQSRQSEQAAALFLETSRAAEQPGADPATLGERFAQIASGAPDGYRTLARLRAAALKAEAGDRAAALALWDAVAQDPKAGEVYRELASLMWVMNGLDSEDTGALASRVAPLSGAKKPWRYSAQEMQGLVALRQGQKDEARKTFQALAADETAPQGLRDRAARLAAGLEG, from the coding sequence TTGTCCGATATCTTCGACGAACTTCAGGAGGAAGTGCGCGCCGAGCGCATGCGCCGCCTCGCCCTGCGCTGGGGCAGCGCCCTGGGAGTCGTGGCCCTGGTGGCGGCTGCCGGCGCCGGCGGCTGGCAGGGCTGGCGCTGGTACCAGTCTCGCCAGTCCGAGCAGGCCGCCGCGCTGTTCCTGGAGACCAGCCGTGCCGCCGAGCAGCCGGGCGCCGATCCCGCCACGCTCGGCGAACGCTTCGCCCAGATCGCCTCCGGGGCGCCCGACGGCTACCGCACCCTGGCGCGCCTGCGCGCCGCCGCGCTGAAGGCGGAGGCCGGGGACCGTGCCGCCGCCCTGGCGCTCTGGGACGCCGTGGCGCAGGACCCGAAGGCCGGGGAGGTCTATCGCGAGCTCGCCTCGCTGATGTGGGTGATGAACGGCCTCGACTCCGAGGACACGGGCGCCCTGGCCAGCCGGGTCGCGCCGCTCTCCGGCGCCAAGAAGCCCTGGCGCTACTCGGCCCAGGAAATGCAGGGGCTGGTGGCGCTGCGGCAGGGGCAGAAGGACGAGGCGCGCAAGACCTTCCAGGCACTGGCCGCGGATGAGACGGCGCCGCAGGGCCTCCGCGACCGCGCGGCACGGCTGGCGGCGGGACTAGAGGGATGA
- a CDS encoding PqiA/YebS family transporter subunit: MTARLHECPDCGLRLCLPALDPGMEARCPRCARVLRRHRVNAFSAPLALSLAGIVLYAMILTMPFLGLNLLGRERVSLVDSGVHSFAQDGFWGLGGLVFLVLVVVPGAQLVLLPTVILGLHMRNPPAGLHRLFRWYMALDAWMMVEVFLFGTLVSYTRLVDLAHVEIGPAAYGIAALSLVLVARNASLEPQVVWDRLEERDLVAESGAIRRGEASPGTPPGTPPGTPPGPDPRAFRAEGVAAPGMAAHETALIACHRCHRLDHARPGAPCPRCGSRLHHRKPDSIGRSWALVAAAFILYLPANYYPVMQITTLGQGGPHTILGGVIEFLETGFWPLALIVFLASVAVPMLKLVGLMVMLTSIRRRSARHLLRRTQLYRLVEAIGRWSMIDVFVVCVLIALVRFGMLAEITAQVGAACFAGVVVVTMVAAECFDPRLMWDAAGSPAQDPDMPRRWRAEAAAAASQDGPSRNGPAPSGAPSTGPAGTASQHGAA; encoded by the coding sequence ATGACCGCGCGCCTGCACGAATGCCCGGATTGCGGGTTGCGCCTCTGCCTGCCGGCCCTCGACCCCGGGATGGAGGCCCGCTGTCCCCGCTGCGCGCGGGTGCTGCGGCGGCACCGGGTGAACGCTTTCTCGGCCCCGCTGGCCCTGTCCCTGGCCGGCATCGTCCTCTACGCGATGATCCTCACCATGCCCTTCCTGGGCCTGAACCTGCTGGGGCGGGAGCGCGTGAGCCTCGTGGATTCGGGGGTCCATTCCTTTGCCCAGGACGGGTTCTGGGGCCTGGGGGGACTGGTCTTCCTGGTGCTGGTGGTGGTGCCGGGCGCGCAGCTCGTGCTGCTGCCCACGGTGATCCTGGGCCTGCACATGCGGAACCCGCCCGCGGGGCTGCACCGGCTGTTCCGCTGGTACATGGCGCTCGATGCCTGGATGATGGTGGAGGTCTTCCTGTTCGGCACCCTGGTCTCCTACACGCGGCTCGTGGACCTCGCGCATGTGGAGATCGGCCCCGCCGCCTATGGCATCGCCGCGCTGTCCCTGGTGCTGGTGGCGCGCAACGCCTCGCTGGAGCCGCAGGTGGTCTGGGACCGGCTGGAGGAACGCGACCTCGTGGCCGAATCCGGTGCCATCCGGCGCGGGGAAGCCAGTCCCGGCACCCCGCCGGGCACCCCGCCAGGCACCCCGCCAGGCCCCGACCCACGGGCCTTCCGCGCCGAGGGGGTGGCGGCGCCCGGTATGGCGGCCCACGAGACCGCGCTGATCGCGTGCCACCGCTGCCACCGGCTGGACCATGCGCGTCCCGGCGCGCCCTGCCCGCGCTGCGGCAGCCGGTTGCACCACCGCAAGCCGGACAGCATCGGCCGGAGCTGGGCGTTGGTGGCGGCCGCCTTCATCCTCTATTTGCCGGCCAACTACTATCCGGTGATGCAGATCACCACGCTGGGCCAGGGCGGGCCGCACACCATCCTGGGCGGGGTCATCGAGTTCCTCGAAACGGGCTTTTGGCCCCTCGCCCTCATCGTCTTCCTGGCCAGCGTCGCGGTGCCGATGCTCAAGCTGGTCGGGCTGATGGTCATGCTCACCAGCATCCGGCGCCGTTCCGCCCGCCACCTGCTGCGCCGCACCCAGCTCTACCGGCTGGTGGAGGCGATCGGGCGCTGGTCGATGATCGATGTCTTCGTGGTCTGTGTGCTGATCGCCCTGGTGCGCTTCGGCATGCTGGCCGAGATCACCGCGCAGGTCGGCGCCGCCTGCTTCGCCGGGGTGGTGGTGGTGACCATGGTGGCGGCCGAATGCTTCGACCCGCGCCTGATGTGGGATGCCGCCGGCTCCCCGGCCCAGGACCCCGACATGCCCCGGCGCTGGCGTGCCGAGGCCGCGGCCGCCGCCTCCCAGGATGGTCCTTCCCGGAACGGCCCCGCGCCGTCCGGGGCCCCTTCCACCGGTCCCGCCGGGACCGCCAGCCAGCACGGAGCCGCATGA